The Blattabacterium cuenoti genome includes the window AAAATAAAAATAAAAACAAAATAATAACAAATATTTTTTTCATAATTTTTAAGAAAAACAATTTTTATTTTGTTTGATAATAAAAAGAAGAATAATTCCAAAAATAATGCAAGGTATACTCAGATATTGAGCAGTATTTAACCAAAACATATGATGATGAATTTGTTCATGTTGTGGTGATTCTTTTAAAAATTCTAAAATAAAACGAAATGACCAAATAATTGTAAAAAATAAACCAGATAAATATCCAACAATATATTGATCTTTTTTTATAAAAAAATATATACATAATAATAAAAAAACAACCAAATAAATAATAGATTCATATATCTGAGTAGGATGTCTAGGAATTAATGATGATCCATATACACTATCCATTTGATAAAATATTACTGACCAAGGTAAATTAGAAGGTTTACCAACTATTTCAGAATTAAAAAAATTTCCTATTCTTATAAAGAAAGCAGCTAATGAAATTACTATACATAATCTATCAGTTAACCAAAAAAAAGGTTTTCTAATTACTTTTTTTCTGTATAATAAACTAGATATTATAATACCTAATGTAGCTCCATGACTAGATAAACCTCTAAATCCAACAAATTCATATCCTTTAATAATACCTAATAAAAAATGTGTTTTATTTTCTTTAATTGGAAAAAATGCTTCAATCCAATGATCAAAAAAATATGAAAAATCATAAAATAATACTTGTCCAACTCTAGCTCCAATAATAGTTCCTAATGTTGTATATATTAATAATGAATCCAAATATTTGATAGAAATATTTTCTAATTCATAAATAGATTTCATAATATACCATCCTATCAAAAAAGATAAAAAAAACATTATACTATAAATATGAATAGTAAAATATCCCCAAACAACAAATTTATTTATTGGATCCCAATGTATATATATCATTATTTATATTGAATAATATTTCAAATTATTTATACATGTTGAAACAAATTTTCATAAAACATATTAACACTTTTTTTTTTGTATAAAATTTAAATAAGATCCATATTCAAACCATTTAATTTCTTCTTCATTATAAGAATGTTTTACAGTGATATTATCAACTAAACCATTGTTATGAACTAATCTAACTTTGATATTTTTACCATTTTGAAAATTATAATTACTGATAAAAAAATTTAACACATCATCTTCATATATTTTATCATAATCAGATAGTTTTAAAAAAGTTAATGCTAAAATACCTTGTTTTTTTAAATTCATTTCATGTATTCTGGCAAAGGATTTTACTAAAACAACACGTATTCCTAAATAACGTGGTTCCATAGCTGCATGTTCTCTAGATGATCCTTCTCCATAATTTTCCTCTCCTACAATAACAGTTCCTATATTTACAATTTTATAATATTTTGCCACATCTGCAACAGTACCGTAAGATTTTGTTATAACATTTTTAATATTGTTATTTTTATTATTAAATGAATTAATTGCTCCAATTAATAAATTATTAGATATATTTTTCAAATGTCCTCTATACTTAAGCCAAGGACCAGCCATAGATATATGATCTGTGGTGCATTTTCCTTTAATTTTCATTAATAATCGAAGATTTAATAAATCTTTTTGGTTCCAAAATGAAAAAGATGATAATCTTTGTAATCTTTCTGATTTAGGATTTATATTAATCGATATATTATTTTTTGGATTGTTTTGTTGGTACAAAAATTTATATCCAAATAATTTTAATTTTTCTTTTTTATTTTTAAAAAATATTGGAAGATCACTATATTTAGGAATGTCTAATTTTATATTAATTCCATTTTCATTTTTTATACTATCTTCTTTTGGATTAAAAGTTAAATTGCCAGAAAATACTAATGCAGTTACAATTTCTGGTGATGCTATAAAAGCATGTGTATTTGGATTACCATCATTTCTAGACGAAAAATTTCTATTAAAAGAATGAATAATTGTGTTTTTTATATTATTATTGTTATTTCTAGACCATTGTCCAATACATGGACCACATGAACTAGAAAATATTTTAGCTCCAATACTCTTAAAAATTGATAACCATCCATTATTTTTCATTAAATAATAAATTATATTAGAGCCTGGTGTAATTAAATATTCAGAAGATAGTTTTAATTTAGTCTTTTTAGCTTGTTTAATAATAGATATTGCTTTTGAAAAATCTTCATATGATGAATTTGTACAAGACCCAATTAATCCTACTTCTATCTTAATTGGCCAATGATGTTTAAATACTTCTTTTTTCATGTTAGAAATTGGAATACTTCTATCTGGAGTAAAAGGACCATTAATATGTGGTTCTATCATAGATAAATTCATATTAATGACTTGATCATAATATTTTATTGGATTTTCATAAACTTGTATATCTGATTGAAAAAGATTTTTGATTGGATGTAATATTTCAGAAATTTTTGTTCTTCCACTTTTATATAAATAGTCTTCCATTGTATCATCATACGGAAATATCGATGCTGTAGCTCCAATTTCTGCTCCCATATTACATATGGTAGCTTTTCCAGTACATGATAATGTTTCAGCTCCTTTTCCAAAATATTCTATAATTGAACCTGTAGCGCCAGATACACCTATTATTCCGGATAATTTTAATATTACGTCTTTAGGTGATGCCCATCCACTTAATTTTCCAGATATATGAACTCCAATGATTTTTGGTTTTTTTAATTTAAAAGGTATACCATACATTACTTCTACTGCATCTGCCCCACCTATTCCTATGGCTAACATTCCTAATCCTCCAGCATTAGGAGTATGAGAATCTGTACCCAGTATTAAGCCAGCTGGAAATGCATAGTTTTCTAAAATAACTTGATGAATAATTCCATATCCAGGTGGCCAAAATTCTATTCCATATTTTGCAGATGCAGATTTTAGAAAATTATATATTTCTTTATTTTTTATTTCAGAATTTATGACATCATGTGAATATCCATATTGAGCTTGTATCAGATGATCACAATGAATAGTAGTAAGAAGTTCAGTATGCTCTTTGTTTGTCTGCATAAACTGTAATAAGGCCATTTGAGCTGTTGCATCTTGCATAGCTAAACGATTTGGAATTAATTTTAAATAAGAATTATGTTTAATAATATTATTTTTTACATCATATAAATGTGAATACAATATTTTTTCAGAATAGGTCATGGGAGTTTGAATTTTTTCTTTTATTTCATTTATTTTTACTTCAAACTGTGAATAAAAATTTTTAATCATATTAAAATCACAAATCATAATTATTTTTTATTAATGTTTTATTTATAAAAACATAAACTTTTGTATAAAAGTAAATAGGTTTTTATCTATGTGTTGTATACAAGGTTGATAATTATTATATTAATCGTCGTAATTATATAATAATAAGGTAACATAATTTAATACCTGTAATATTATCAAAATTATAATAATAATTTTGTAGGACATATATTTACATACAATAATTTTTTTTGTAATTAATTAATGGAGAATGAAAAAACAATTTTATCACTGCCTAACTAACCTAACCATAAAATATCAAATTATAATATGATTTTTTAAATCAATATTATTTAATTATTATTAGGTATGAGTAGTAAATCATATTTAATTAATTTTGATTTGAAGTAATTTGTGTAACTAATAAATTAAATTCTTTAGCAGCAGTTAATAAATGATCAAATACACTTGATTGTATTTTTTCATATTTTATAGATTCAGAAGTAATAGCAAAACAATAAAATTCAACAGGTAATCCATATGGAGTTGGTTCTAAATTTCTCACCATTAATACTTCTTCATTTGAAATTTTTGGATGTTGATATAAATA containing:
- the lgt gene encoding prolipoprotein diacylglyceryl transferase, coding for MIYIHWDPINKFVVWGYFTIHIYSIMFFLSFLIGWYIMKSIYELENISIKYLDSLLIYTTLGTIIGARVGQVLFYDFSYFFDHWIEAFFPIKENKTHFLLGIIKGYEFVGFRGLSSHGATLGIIISSLLYRKKVIRKPFFWLTDRLCIVISLAAFFIRIGNFFNSEIVGKPSNLPWSVIFYQMDSVYGSSLIPRHPTQIYESIIYLVVFLLLCIYFFIKKDQYIVGYLSGLFFTIIWSFRFILEFLKESPQHEQIHHHMFWLNTAQYLSIPCIIFGIILLFIIKQNKNCFS
- a CDS encoding aconitate hydratase, which translates into the protein MICDFNMIKNFYSQFEVKINEIKEKIQTPMTYSEKILYSHLYDVKNNIIKHNSYLKLIPNRLAMQDATAQMALLQFMQTNKEHTELLTTIHCDHLIQAQYGYSHDVINSEIKNKEIYNFLKSASAKYGIEFWPPGYGIIHQVILENYAFPAGLILGTDSHTPNAGGLGMLAIGIGGADAVEVMYGIPFKLKKPKIIGVHISGKLSGWASPKDVILKLSGIIGVSGATGSIIEYFGKGAETLSCTGKATICNMGAEIGATASIFPYDDTMEDYLYKSGRTKISEILHPIKNLFQSDIQVYENPIKYYDQVINMNLSMIEPHINGPFTPDRSIPISNMKKEVFKHHWPIKIEVGLIGSCTNSSYEDFSKAISIIKQAKKTKLKLSSEYLITPGSNIIYYLMKNNGWLSIFKSIGAKIFSSSCGPCIGQWSRNNNNNIKNTIIHSFNRNFSSRNDGNPNTHAFIASPEIVTALVFSGNLTFNPKEDSIKNENGINIKLDIPKYSDLPIFFKNKKEKLKLFGYKFLYQQNNPKNNISININPKSERLQRLSSFSFWNQKDLLNLRLLMKIKGKCTTDHISMAGPWLKYRGHLKNISNNLLIGAINSFNNKNNNIKNVITKSYGTVADVAKYYKIVNIGTVIVGEENYGEGSSREHAAMEPRYLGIRVVLVKSFARIHEMNLKKQGILALTFLKLSDYDKIYEDDVLNFFISNYNFQNGKNIKVRLVHNNGLVDNITVKHSYNEEEIKWFEYGSYLNFIQKKKC